A stretch of the Halorussus lipolyticus genome encodes the following:
- a CDS encoding DUF58 domain-containing protein produces MGVTRRYWGEAGLVVVLAGLSVLFARPLLLVGAAGIAGWLLAGQYAFGRTASAVADELSVTQTLDQNPVTVGDEERVVVTADLLDETPVSLTVMPNPPVGIETTDGGGETEDADSSRRLSLSVGDRTATGTFEVRCPLAGTFEFDPATVTVTDETGRFRTRFRSGSTPSVVVNPREPENLHIGVGGEAVNAPYGEHRSDERGPGIDVAELRAYVPGDALRRIDWKATARLAKPHVREFERETERRTALVVDCRPTMATGSEDGTKFDYARQVALAVVQYARDRNESLRFYPVGNEGLLLTHSNAATAEEYDRIERELRSLDARSRRTRSDGTGTVEFAPADARRFARRMRGDDSAFAVRLRPFFADADPYVERITDDPLYGVARRNLDQSRQAITTVVVTDDSNRAETREAVKLARRREGHTLVFLTPSALFDATDTDPETAYERYADFERFRRDIAALDRVSAFEVGPGDRLETLLTAGEARRRAGTTG; encoded by the coding sequence ATGGGGGTGACGCGCCGGTACTGGGGAGAGGCCGGACTCGTCGTCGTGCTGGCCGGACTGTCTGTCCTGTTCGCTCGACCGCTGTTGCTCGTGGGGGCCGCGGGCATCGCCGGGTGGTTGCTTGCGGGACAGTACGCCTTCGGCCGGACCGCCTCGGCGGTCGCCGACGAACTCTCGGTTACCCAGACGCTCGACCAGAATCCCGTCACCGTCGGCGACGAGGAGCGAGTCGTGGTGACCGCCGACCTACTCGACGAGACGCCCGTGTCGCTCACGGTGATGCCAAACCCACCAGTCGGTATCGAGACGACCGACGGCGGTGGCGAAACCGAAGACGCTGACTCCTCCAGACGACTTTCGCTATCGGTCGGCGACCGGACCGCGACCGGAACGTTCGAGGTCCGATGCCCACTCGCCGGAACCTTCGAATTCGACCCCGCAACCGTAACCGTGACCGACGAAACCGGACGTTTCCGAACGAGGTTTCGCTCCGGGTCCACGCCCAGCGTCGTCGTGAATCCGCGCGAACCGGAGAACCTGCACATCGGCGTCGGCGGTGAGGCAGTCAACGCGCCCTACGGCGAACACCGAAGCGACGAGCGCGGCCCCGGTATCGACGTGGCCGAACTCCGGGCCTACGTTCCGGGCGACGCGCTACGCCGAATCGACTGGAAGGCCACCGCGCGACTCGCCAAACCCCACGTGAGGGAGTTCGAGAGAGAGACCGAGCGCCGGACTGCACTCGTGGTAGACTGCCGGCCCACGATGGCGACCGGTTCCGAAGACGGAACGAAGTTCGACTACGCTCGGCAGGTCGCACTCGCCGTGGTGCAGTACGCCCGCGACCGAAACGAGTCGCTTCGCTTCTATCCCGTCGGCAACGAGGGCCTGCTCTTGACCCACTCCAACGCCGCAACCGCCGAGGAGTACGACCGAATCGAGCGCGAACTCAGGTCGCTCGACGCCCGGAGTCGTCGCACCCGGAGCGACGGAACCGGAACCGTCGAATTCGCTCCCGCGGACGCCAGACGGTTCGCGCGCCGGATGCGGGGTGACGACTCGGCGTTCGCCGTCCGACTGCGGCCGTTCTTCGCGGACGCCGACCCCTACGTCGAGCGAATCACCGACGACCCGCTCTACGGCGTGGCCCGGAGGAACCTCGACCAATCCCGGCAGGCGATTACGACCGTCGTCGTGACTGACGATTCGAATCGCGCCGAGACCAGAGAGGCAGTCAAACTCGCACGCCGACGCGAGGGCCACACACTGGTCTTTCTGACGCCGAGCGCGCTGTTCGACGCCACTGACACCGACCCCGAAACCGCCTACGAGCGCTACGCCGACTTCGAGCGATTCCGTCGGGACATCGCGGCGCTTGACCGCGTTTCGGCGTTCGAAGTGGGACCGGGAGACCGACTAGAAACGCTGTTGACTGCCGGTGAGGCCCGGCGACGGGCGGGAACGACCGGATGA
- a CDS encoding AAA family ATPase: MTEPAGVYDALRDEIQTVLVGNDEVVEILTISLLTRSHVLMEGVPGVAKTTIARLFARATGLDTNRIQMTPDILPADITGTHVYREETGEFQLQRGPVFANLVVADEINRATPKTQSALLEAMQEQTVTIEGETLSLPNPFLVVATQNPVEMEGTYELPIAQRDRFQFKFTVEPPDRSDEMVLLDRFDDRPELGSENVSQVVTADEILSARETVDSVHVDSAVKRYLLDLVVATRESPELDHGASPRAGLSYLNAAKARAAIRGRDYVIPDDVKALAMPVLTHRLVPSAEANLSDVTVEEIVETISDGVEPPDGIEATPSVDAEDDRGHGES, translated from the coding sequence ATGACCGAACCCGCCGGGGTCTACGACGCGCTCCGTGACGAGATACAGACCGTCTTGGTCGGCAACGACGAGGTGGTCGAAATTCTCACCATCTCGCTGTTGACCCGGAGTCACGTCCTCATGGAGGGGGTTCCGGGCGTCGCTAAGACCACCATCGCTCGGTTGTTCGCTCGGGCGACCGGTCTCGACACCAACCGAATCCAGATGACGCCCGACATCCTGCCGGCCGACATCACCGGCACCCACGTCTACCGCGAGGAGACCGGCGAGTTCCAACTCCAGCGCGGCCCGGTGTTCGCCAACCTCGTCGTGGCCGACGAAATCAACCGCGCGACCCCCAAAACCCAGTCGGCCCTGTTGGAAGCGATGCAGGAACAGACCGTCACAATCGAGGGCGAGACGCTCTCGCTTCCGAACCCCTTCCTCGTCGTGGCGACTCAGAACCCCGTCGAGATGGAGGGGACCTACGAGTTGCCTATCGCCCAGCGCGACCGCTTCCAGTTCAAGTTCACCGTCGAACCGCCCGACCGGTCCGACGAGATGGTCCTCCTCGACCGGTTCGACGACCGGCCGGAACTCGGTTCGGAGAACGTCTCACAGGTCGTCACCGCCGACGAGATTCTGTCGGCGCGCGAGACGGTGGATTCGGTTCACGTCGATAGCGCGGTCAAGCGGTATCTCCTCGACTTGGTGGTGGCGACCCGCGAGAGTCCCGAACTCGACCACGGCGCGTCCCCCAGAGCGGGCCTCTCGTACCTCAACGCGGCGAAGGCCCGCGCGGCGATTCGAGGTCGCGACTACGTGATTCCCGACGACGTGAAGGCGCTGGCGATGCCGGTGCTGACCCACAGACTGGTCCCGAGCGCGGAGGCCAACCTGAGCGACGTCACTGTCGAGGAGATAGTCGAGACCATCTCGGACGGCGTGGAACCACCGGACGGCATCGAGGCCACCCCGAGCGTAGACGCGGAAGACGACCGCGGACACGGCGAGTCGTAG
- a CDS encoding DUF4350 domain-containing protein — MDASDWSSPSVPQVVLAGLVVAIAGLVVFSAGTSGATFSTFNTEWDGASSLRSVADDAGLDVTVTGDTAAYSSATPPGTVAFVLSPDSAYRSGEAGRVAEFVRTGGTLVVAGDFGPHADDLLGSVGASARLDTGRLRDGYSNYRSPVMPVATGVANHSLVAGVESVTLNHATAVTPNGATTLVNTSDYAYLDTNGNATLDRSESVRSYPVATVESVGAGRVVVVSDPSVFINAMLDRPGNRQFARSLLADHRTLLLDYSHVESALPPAVLGVLLVRQSAVLQLGLGALVVGALAVWSRRPAVGAESVLAITSGRPVARVGRRIRQTLPERWRSAFARSDDEDRPRASPAELVAHLERRYPDWDRERVERVVSALERRDE, encoded by the coding sequence ATGGACGCGTCCGACTGGTCGTCGCCGTCGGTACCGCAGGTTGTTCTCGCTGGCTTAGTCGTCGCTATCGCAGGACTGGTCGTCTTCAGCGCGGGTACGTCCGGGGCGACGTTCAGCACGTTCAACACCGAGTGGGACGGCGCGAGTTCGCTCCGGTCGGTCGCCGACGACGCGGGACTCGACGTGACGGTGACCGGTGACACGGCGGCCTACTCGTCGGCGACCCCGCCCGGAACGGTCGCGTTCGTGCTGTCGCCGGACTCGGCATATCGCTCGGGCGAGGCCGGACGGGTGGCCGAGTTCGTCAGAACCGGGGGCACGCTCGTCGTCGCGGGCGACTTCGGCCCCCACGCCGACGACCTCCTCGGGTCGGTCGGCGCGTCGGCGCGCCTCGACACCGGGCGATTGCGCGACGGATACTCGAACTACCGGAGTCCTGTGATGCCGGTTGCGACCGGCGTAGCGAACCACTCGCTGGTTGCGGGCGTCGAATCGGTCACGCTGAACCACGCCACCGCGGTCACCCCCAACGGCGCGACCACGCTGGTCAATACGTCCGACTACGCTTATCTCGACACCAACGGCAACGCCACGCTTGACCGGAGCGAGTCGGTCCGGTCGTACCCCGTGGCGACGGTCGAATCGGTCGGCGCGGGCCGTGTCGTCGTTGTGAGCGACCCGAGCGTGTTCATCAACGCGATGCTCGACCGGCCGGGTAACCGCCAGTTCGCGCGTTCCCTGCTAGCGGACCACCGAACGCTCTTGCTCGACTACTCGCACGTCGAGTCGGCGCTCCCGCCCGCGGTTCTCGGGGTCCTCCTCGTCCGACAGTCGGCCGTCCTCCAACTCGGTCTGGGTGCGCTGGTTGTCGGCGCGCTGGCGGTCTGGTCTCGTCGGCCCGCAGTCGGGGCGGAGTCCGTGTTAGCCATTACCTCGGGGAGGCCCGTCGCGCGCGTCGGGCGTCGAATCCGGCAGACGCTCCCCGAGCGGTGGCGCTCGGCGTTCGCCCGGTCTGACGACGAGGACCGTCCTCGGGCCTCGCCCGCCGAGTTGGTCGCGCACCTCGAACGGCGCTATCCCGATTGGGACCGAGAGCGCGTCGAGCGCGTGGTTTCCGCGCTCGAACGCCGAGACGAGTAG
- a CDS encoding PIG-L deacetylase family protein: MATHPDDEIIGVGGALARHEQEGDDVHVSILSEAEPARYDEITPEVETKMRERRDCTRRACSVLGIDSVSFHGFPDNSFDAIPLLDLVKAVEDEIRTHEPDVIYTHHYGDLNISHELTCRAVITAARPLPDSTVESVFAYETLSTSEWSAPSVQNAFQPTSFVDISEQLETKLEALREHRTELQTHPHPRNTEDVRRNAKLWGAKSGLEAAEPFELLRQVRGNGERIR; encoded by the coding sequence GTGGCGACGCACCCGGACGACGAAATCATCGGCGTCGGTGGGGCACTAGCGAGACACGAACAGGAAGGCGACGACGTTCACGTTTCTATCCTCTCGGAGGCCGAACCCGCCCGATACGACGAAATCACTCCGGAAGTCGAGACGAAGATGAGAGAGCGGCGCGACTGTACTCGAAGAGCGTGTTCGGTCCTCGGTATCGACTCGGTGAGCTTTCACGGCTTTCCGGACAACTCCTTCGACGCGATTCCGCTGTTGGACCTCGTGAAGGCGGTCGAGGACGAGATTCGCACTCACGAACCCGACGTGATATATACCCATCACTACGGCGACCTGAACATCAGTCACGAACTGACCTGCCGGGCGGTGATTACGGCGGCGCGACCGCTTCCAGACTCGACGGTCGAATCCGTCTTCGCCTACGAGACGCTCTCTACGTCCGAGTGGTCGGCTCCATCGGTGCAGAACGCCTTTCAGCCGACCTCGTTCGTGGACATCTCCGAGCAACTGGAGACGAAACTCGAAGCCCTCCGCGAGCATCGGACCGAGTTACAGACACACCCCCATCCCCGGAACACCGAGGACGTGCGTCGGAACGCGAAGCTCTGGGGAGCGAAGTCGGGGCTAGAGGCGGCCGAACCGTTCGAATTGCTCCGGCAAGTCCGGGGGAACGGCGAACGAATACGGTAG
- a CDS encoding DUF1616 domain-containing protein gives MAGDQFVADRLSPDLAAVAVSPFVLGIVTLVPGRLGAALRLVVGFPFVFFASGYALVVALFPEKRAIETVERTLLTVVASLLAVTAVGVLLNVSPWPISTRNLLLGLSAATLLGVVAATVRRPDAEESGRNDRSGVRERFRNRTLLDAAVVAAVLLAAGTVAYTSYGERGDGFTEAYLLTPNESDELVAATGEFGAQSRVQSQARTRVVFGLENHEKRRVRYTVVVRRQQVSETGAGRRGEASLDEGRIVSRFSQQVDAGGNWRVNDVLRPPDRERIRVSYLVYRGDPPANSSVANAYREVHLWLPNPPPGNQTG, from the coding sequence GTGGCCGGGGACCAGTTCGTTGCCGACCGGCTTTCGCCGGACCTCGCGGCCGTAGCCGTCAGCCCGTTCGTCCTCGGTATCGTGACGCTCGTACCGGGCCGCCTCGGGGCGGCGCTCCGTCTGGTCGTGGGCTTCCCGTTCGTCTTCTTCGCCTCCGGATACGCACTGGTCGTCGCGCTCTTTCCCGAGAAGCGCGCCATCGAGACGGTCGAGCGCACCCTGCTCACAGTCGTCGCCAGCCTTCTGGCCGTCACGGCAGTCGGCGTCCTGCTGAACGTTTCCCCGTGGCCCATCTCGACGCGAAATCTCCTTCTTGGACTGAGCGCCGCAACGCTACTCGGGGTCGTTGCCGCGACAGTCCGGCGACCGGACGCCGAGGAGTCCGGGCGAAACGACCGCTCTGGTGTCCGCGAACGCTTCCGAAATCGGACGCTCCTCGACGCGGCAGTCGTCGCCGCGGTCCTGCTCGCGGCGGGAACCGTCGCTTACACTAGCTACGGCGAGCGCGGGGACGGCTTCACCGAGGCCTACCTGTTGACACCCAACGAGTCGGACGAACTCGTCGCGGCGACCGGGGAGTTCGGCGCTCAGAGCCGCGTCCAGAGCCAAGCCCGGACGCGAGTGGTTTTCGGACTGGAGAACCACGAGAAGCGCCGCGTCCGGTACACCGTGGTCGTCCGCCGACAGCAGGTGTCCGAAACCGGCGCGGGCCGACGGGGAGAGGCCAGTCTCGACGAGGGTCGAATCGTCTCCCGATTCTCACAACAGGTGGACGCCGGCGGGAACTGGCGGGTGAACGACGTACTCCGTCCTCCCGACCGAGAGCGCATCCGGGTGAGCTATCTCGTCTACCGAGGCGACCCTCCGGCCAACTCGTCGGTGGCGAACGCCTATCGAGAGGTCCACCTCTGGCTTCCGAATCCACCGCCGGGAAACCAGACCGGCTAG
- a CDS encoding glycosyltransferase family 2 protein, with protein sequence MRAHQHGHYVLVYCRPGVQLPDFVRERNVSVLTPEKETTASEEDVLRMASQHLGFPGLLFHDTAGEYVDYDRSRRENFEDDDAYVVEPSTRPGPDSDLLSMVAAIPAFEESATIGDVVRETSEYVDDVLVVDDGSSDDTAEVARDAGAIVVEHDRNQGYGGALRTAFRCADRWGIEDMVVLDADGQHDPADVPKLVEARRERDADLVIGSRFLPGNETSLPVYRRFGLSAINLLTNASLGLVQSPISDTQSGFRAYGRRAVESLAEDPEIGEGMSASTDILYHASREGYDIEEVSTTIQYDVENGNSHHPVAHGLHLVANILRTVERGHPVAILGVPGFLGSISGIGLGFWTLHIYVQTQVFPIGYAILSVFLGLAGIFACFTAIVLHALTETVQS encoded by the coding sequence ATGCGGGCCCATCAGCACGGCCACTACGTCCTCGTTTACTGCAGACCCGGCGTCCAACTCCCCGATTTCGTCCGCGAGCGAAACGTCTCCGTGCTGACTCCCGAAAAGGAGACGACCGCCAGCGAGGAGGACGTGCTTCGGATGGCGAGTCAGCACCTCGGATTCCCCGGACTTCTGTTTCACGACACCGCCGGCGAGTACGTCGATTACGACCGAAGCAGACGCGAGAACTTCGAGGACGACGACGCCTACGTGGTCGAGCCATCGACTCGTCCGGGACCGGACTCGGACCTGCTTTCGATGGTCGCGGCCATCCCCGCGTTCGAGGAGAGCGCCACCATCGGCGACGTCGTACGCGAGACGAGCGAGTACGTGGACGACGTGCTGGTGGTGGACGACGGCAGTAGCGACGACACCGCAGAAGTCGCTCGGGACGCGGGGGCGATAGTCGTCGAACACGACCGGAATCAGGGTTACGGGGGCGCACTTCGCACCGCCTTTCGGTGTGCCGACCGCTGGGGTATCGAAGACATGGTTGTCCTCGACGCCGACGGCCAGCACGACCCCGCAGACGTGCCGAAACTTGTCGAAGCGCGCCGCGAGCGCGACGCCGACCTCGTGATAGGAAGTCGGTTTCTCCCCGGTAACGAAACCTCGTTGCCGGTCTACCGCAGGTTCGGACTCTCCGCCATCAACCTCCTCACCAACGCCAGTCTCGGTCTGGTCCAGTCGCCGATAAGCGACACCCAGAGCGGGTTCCGGGCCTATGGACGTCGAGCAGTCGAGTCGCTGGCAGAGGACCCCGAAATCGGGGAAGGGATGAGCGCGAGTACAGACATCCTCTATCACGCGAGCAGGGAGGGCTACGACATCGAGGAGGTCTCCACGACCATCCAGTACGACGTGGAAAACGGTAACAGTCACCATCCGGTCGCGCACGGTCTCCACCTCGTGGCGAACATCCTCCGGACGGTGGAGCGAGGGCATCCGGTCGCCATTCTCGGTGTTCCGGGGTTCCTCGGGTCAATTTCCGGCATCGGCCTCGGTTTCTGGACGCTTCACATCTACGTCCAGACGCAGGTGTTCCCCATCGGATACGCTATCCTATCGGTGTTCTTAGGATTGGCGGGTATCTTCGCGTGTTTCACCGCCATCGTCCTCCACGCGCTCACCGAAACGGTGCAGAGCTAA
- a CDS encoding glycosyltransferase family 4 protein, giving the protein MSDRRILVVSQMFPTEMGGNASRTGEIARRLEDDGWEVTAVAPAKSYPPGEYERSWSRHETERWEDMAVHRLWTWQPVRPDPGILVRLAYYLVFAFHAMAWVTVHADEYDAIVTTAPPIFTALSALPAAVLKRKPLFVDQQDLWIEAAAGLGFIEKDGLLARLSRLYQSAIFAVAERIFVTTDEMDRRLRRRYRHVGPDETVPVPNGVDTTEFTPADDPPDDTLVFCGHVGHPRAIPVYLEAMTRMENDVRLRVVGGGDRLPAVKRRAEDLGIEQNVTFHGTVDGDRVPELVADSTVGIAPIRMDESLEYSVPIKVYEYMSCGLPVVATDIGAVTEFMDESSGGVAVENDPDAVADALDALLDDRRKRRRFGQRGRAFVKDRYDWTAIGKHLSDTIRRVATDETEEVEPIAVAEGR; this is encoded by the coding sequence ATGAGTGACCGGCGGATTCTCGTCGTCTCGCAGATGTTTCCGACGGAGATGGGTGGCAACGCATCCAGAACCGGAGAGATTGCACGCCGACTCGAAGACGACGGCTGGGAGGTGACTGCCGTTGCGCCCGCCAAATCCTACCCACCCGGTGAGTACGAGCGGTCGTGGTCGAGACACGAGACGGAGCGATGGGAGGACATGGCGGTCCATCGCCTGTGGACGTGGCAACCGGTGCGTCCCGATCCGGGGATACTCGTGCGACTCGCCTACTATCTCGTCTTCGCGTTTCACGCCATGGCGTGGGTGACGGTTCACGCCGACGAGTACGACGCAATCGTGACGACCGCGCCGCCGATTTTTACGGCGCTGTCGGCGCTCCCGGCCGCGGTGTTGAAGCGAAAACCGCTATTCGTGGACCAGCAGGACCTCTGGATAGAAGCGGCCGCGGGGTTGGGGTTCATCGAGAAAGACGGTCTCCTCGCGCGACTCAGCAGACTCTATCAGTCCGCGATATTCGCGGTCGCCGAGCGAATCTTCGTCACGACCGACGAGATGGACCGACGACTCAGACGGCGCTACCGCCACGTCGGACCCGACGAGACGGTGCCAGTTCCGAACGGCGTCGATACCACCGAGTTCACGCCCGCAGACGACCCGCCGGACGACACGCTGGTCTTCTGCGGGCACGTCGGCCACCCGCGAGCGATTCCGGTCTATCTCGAAGCGATGACTCGGATGGAAAACGACGTTCGCCTCAGGGTCGTCGGGGGCGGCGACCGACTCCCCGCGGTCAAACGGCGCGCAGAGGACCTCGGCATCGAACAGAACGTGACGTTCCACGGGACCGTAGACGGCGACCGAGTGCCGGAACTGGTCGCCGACTCCACCGTCGGCATTGCGCCGATACGGATGGACGAGAGCCTCGAATATTCGGTCCCCATCAAGGTCTACGAGTACATGTCCTGCGGCCTCCCGGTCGTCGCCACCGACATCGGTGCCGTGACCGAGTTCATGGACGAGAGCAGCGGTGGCGTGGCCGTCGAGAACGACCCCGATGCCGTCGCCGACGCCCTCGACGCACTCTTGGACGACCGACGCAAACGTCGGCGATTCGGACAGCGAGGACGGGCATTCGTCAAGGACCGGTACGACTGGACTGCAATCGGCAAGCACCTGAGCGACACGATACGCCGGGTTGCGACCGACGAGACCGAGGAGGTCGAACCGATTGCAGTCGCGGAGGGTAGATGA
- a CDS encoding glycosyltransferase family 4 protein: MSRRRLQREIATGEADYRLVSCAAQHPSRVFPYQAVFNHRSHEALSQLGVDIDVVSPTPFAPPVGPYSEYSDIPKVERIGSYRVHSPRFLYALPKRYFYHVSGNSLAKRTTAYLERNFDVPDVLQACSIYLDGYGLVPYAQRHDVPLFVVAHGDVLLYADQLSGRVRRKVHETLDACEGVLCVSEDFAERAERLTDPEKVSVVPIGANPDRFPVERRDEIRAAFGVAPDEPVVLFCGTFDERKGVPELAEAIRGLDDADARFVGVGHSGDHQSTLADALRESDLPWKLRRGVPDDELRKWFAAADLLVLPSHAEGRPTVIYEAMASETAVLGGDAGGIPEQVVDGETGVLVPPGDPAALRDALADLLADHERLREMGRRGYERLVEQGWTWERHAERVTSIHSEALDHHE, from the coding sequence ATGAGTCGCCGGCGACTCCAGCGGGAGATAGCGACCGGCGAGGCCGACTATCGACTCGTCTCGTGTGCGGCCCAGCACCCCTCTAGGGTCTTTCCCTATCAGGCAGTCTTCAATCACCGGTCCCACGAGGCGCTCAGTCAGTTGGGCGTGGACATCGACGTGGTTTCGCCGACGCCGTTCGCGCCGCCCGTCGGACCCTACTCGGAGTACAGCGACATCCCGAAAGTCGAGCGGATAGGGTCGTATCGCGTCCACAGTCCGCGGTTCCTCTACGCGCTCCCGAAGCGGTACTTCTACCACGTCTCGGGCAACTCGCTGGCCAAGCGCACGACTGCGTACCTCGAACGGAACTTCGACGTGCCGGACGTGCTACAGGCGTGTTCCATCTACCTCGACGGGTACGGCCTCGTGCCCTACGCCCAGCGCCACGACGTGCCGCTGTTCGTCGTGGCCCACGGCGACGTGTTGCTCTACGCCGACCAGTTGTCGGGGCGCGTCCGGCGGAAGGTCCACGAGACGCTTGACGCCTGTGAGGGCGTCCTCTGCGTAAGCGAGGACTTCGCCGAGCGTGCCGAGCGACTCACCGACCCCGAGAAGGTGTCGGTCGTCCCTATCGGTGCGAACCCCGACCGATTCCCGGTCGAGCGCCGGGACGAGATTCGCGCCGCATTCGGCGTCGCGCCAGACGAACCGGTCGTCCTGTTCTGCGGGACCTTCGACGAGCGGAAGGGCGTGCCGGAACTCGCCGAGGCCATCCGCGGACTCGACGACGCCGACGCCCGGTTCGTCGGCGTCGGCCACTCGGGCGACCACCAATCGACGCTGGCGGACGCGCTCCGCGAATCGGACCTCCCGTGGAAGCTTCGCCGAGGAGTCCCCGACGACGAGCTTCGAAAGTGGTTCGCGGCCGCCGACCTCCTCGTCCTCCCAAGCCACGCCGAGGGGCGGCCGACCGTCATCTACGAGGCGATGGCGAGCGAGACGGCGGTGCTGGGTGGGGACGCCGGCGGCATCCCCGAGCAAGTGGTGGACGGCGAGACGGGGGTCCTCGTGCCGCCGGGCGACCCCGCGGCGCTCAGAGACGCGCTCGCCGACTTGCTGGCCGACCACGAACGCCTCCGGGAGATGGGTCGGCGAGGCTACGAACGCCTCGTCGAACAGGGGTGGACGTGGGAGCGCCACGCCGAGCGTGTCACGTCCATCCACAGCGAAGCACTCGACCATCACGAGTAA
- a CDS encoding glycosyltransferase family 4 protein, which yields MDIAIVTYDNQGGMLHYASQMANALASDETDVTQIVGAGADTSLFDESVAVEEIAFPASPSDLGPGAVRSLARLYRSLADEFDVIHLTTAYSYTYALLPFLARKPFVYTLHDVYAHSGEYNPNWELLKRLTVSAADRVVVHGEHNAASFAEKYGQAHKCVTIPHGDYSFFRRYADGPVSYDPELLYFGRLKPYKGLDTLLDAERLLDGTNEYELTIAGGGEFDPERVADRPNVTLRHGYVPNEDVAELFRRCRAVVLPYRDATQSGVVPIAYSFEKPVVVTDVGGLPEVVSDGETGYLVPPESPEPLADRCRDLLADRGLAERLGRQGQAFARREMNWDDIADDLLETYRELVGSETTRAKST from the coding sequence ATGGACATCGCTATCGTCACCTACGACAATCAGGGGGGAATGCTCCACTACGCCTCGCAGATGGCGAACGCGCTGGCGAGCGACGAGACCGACGTGACCCAAATCGTCGGTGCCGGCGCGGACACGTCGCTGTTCGACGAGTCGGTGGCCGTCGAGGAGATAGCCTTTCCCGCTTCGCCGTCGGACCTCGGACCGGGAGCGGTGCGCTCGCTCGCACGACTCTATCGGTCGCTCGCCGACGAGTTCGACGTGATTCATCTCACGACGGCCTACAGCTACACCTACGCCCTCCTGCCGTTTCTGGCTCGGAAACCGTTCGTCTACACGCTCCACGACGTGTACGCCCACTCCGGGGAGTACAACCCGAACTGGGAACTCCTCAAGCGCCTGACCGTCTCGGCGGCCGACCGGGTGGTGGTCCACGGCGAACATAACGCCGCATCGTTCGCCGAGAAGTACGGACAGGCCCACAAATGCGTCACCATCCCACACGGAGACTACTCGTTCTTCCGGCGGTACGCGGACGGGCCTGTCAGCTACGACCCGGAACTGCTCTACTTCGGCCGTCTCAAACCCTACAAAGGCCTCGACACCCTCCTCGACGCCGAACGACTGTTAGACGGCACCAACGAGTACGAACTGACCATCGCTGGCGGCGGCGAGTTCGACCCCGAGCGCGTCGCCGACCGCCCGAACGTCACGCTCCGACACGGCTACGTGCCAAACGAGGACGTCGCGGAGTTGTTCCGGCGATGCCGTGCGGTAGTCCTTCCCTACCGGGACGCCACCCAGTCCGGCGTCGTGCCCATCGCCTACTCGTTCGAGAAACCGGTCGTCGTCACCGACGTCGGTGGGCTTCCGGAAGTCGTCAGCGACGGTGAGACGGGCTATCTTGTCCCGCCCGAATCACCAGAACCGCTCGCCGACCGGTGTCGGGACCTCCTCGCGGACCGTGGCCTCGCCGAACGACTCGGCAGACAGGGGCAGGCGTTCGCCCGCCGGGAGATGAACTGGGACGACATCGCCGACGACTTGCTCGAAACGTATCGGGAACTCGTCGGTTCCGAGACCACCCGAGCGAAATCCACATGA
- a CDS encoding glycosyltransferase family A protein: METDEPVSVVIPYDPNHTPDEMLAAAKRSVDAQSVPTETIVVEDSERGPAGARNVGIERAETRFVAFLDADDRWYPNKLERQLRRLEVTGTGLCVEGQVSSVDDFVFEILVGDLNEVTSSVVVDTRLVDTRFEETLRSWEDLLFVLEAASVAGVCTCPNLFEKRDHSTSLTAIGLPTDELREQGKRYAALADERVPEARPYVPSFYNQLFTDLGVREHEERNYDRAVTYFDRALRIQPHPSAFVLLVRSFVYSLAFG; the protein is encoded by the coding sequence ATGGAGACCGACGAGCCGGTTTCAGTGGTTATACCCTACGACCCGAACCACACGCCCGACGAGATGCTGGCGGCGGCAAAACGGTCGGTGGACGCCCAATCCGTCCCCACCGAGACAATCGTGGTCGAGGACAGCGAGCGCGGTCCCGCCGGAGCGCGAAACGTCGGCATCGAACGTGCCGAGACCCGATTTGTCGCCTTCCTCGACGCCGACGACCGGTGGTATCCCAACAAACTGGAGCGCCAACTGAGGCGACTCGAAGTCACCGGGACGGGCCTCTGCGTCGAGGGGCAGGTGTCGTCCGTGGACGATTTCGTCTTCGAGATACTGGTCGGGGACCTCAACGAGGTCACGTCGTCGGTGGTCGTCGATACGCGACTGGTCGATACCCGGTTCGAGGAGACGCTTCGGTCGTGGGAGGACCTGCTGTTCGTACTCGAAGCCGCCTCTGTGGCCGGCGTCTGTACCTGTCCCAACCTGTTCGAGAAACGCGACCACTCGACAAGTCTCACCGCAATCGGCCTGCCGACCGACGAACTCCGCGAGCAAGGCAAGCGATACGCCGCGCTGGCCGACGAGCGCGTCCCCGAGGCCCGGCCATACGTGCCCTCGTTCTACAACCAGCTATTCACGGACCTCGGCGTCAGAGAACACGAGGAGCGCAACTACGACCGAGCGGTCACGTACTTCGACAGGGCACTCCGGATACAGCCACACCCCTCGGCGTTCGTCCTCCTCGTGCGGAGTTTCGTCTACTCGCTGGCGTTCGGTTGA